Proteins encoded by one window of Bacillus sp. DTU_2020_1000418_1_SI_GHA_SEK_038:
- a CDS encoding flagellar brake protein, with product MDRESVVSMIKIGDVLFLEPRHSTNVEKYKCRILEKKDNTVYIDYPMNMETNRTVFLIDGTQLKGTFISGDGSVYLFECEVLRRVKGDIPMIILSYPGAEHLVKIQRRQFVRIETGVDVAVRPIDGEFAPFVTVTDDISAGGAAIINDKKRTLSPNMMIQSWFVLPMQNGDIHYLKLKSKIVRIVAVNEWKSLISLQFIDISQSDRQVLLRFCFDRQLAYKKKGIEM from the coding sequence ATGGATAGAGAAAGTGTGGTCAGCATGATAAAAATTGGTGATGTACTTTTTTTAGAGCCAAGACATTCTACTAATGTTGAGAAATACAAATGCAGAATTTTAGAAAAAAAAGACAATACTGTGTATATTGATTATCCGATGAATATGGAAACAAATAGAACCGTTTTTCTTATAGATGGCACTCAATTAAAAGGAACTTTTATATCTGGAGATGGGTCAGTTTACCTTTTTGAATGTGAAGTCCTTAGAAGGGTCAAAGGCGACATTCCAATGATTATATTATCCTATCCGGGAGCTGAACATCTTGTCAAGATACAGCGCCGCCAATTTGTCCGTATCGAGACAGGAGTAGACGTTGCTGTACGTCCGATAGATGGGGAGTTTGCCCCTTTTGTAACGGTAACAGATGATATAAGTGCTGGAGGAGCTGCTATCATTAATGACAAAAAGAGAACTTTGTCACCAAATATGATGATCCAGAGCTGGTTTGTTCTTCCGATGCAAAATGGGGATATTCATTATTTAAAACTTAAAAGTAAAATTGTTAGGATCGTTGCAGTCAATGAGTGGAAATCGCTAATCTCACTTCAATTTATCGATATTTCACAGTCTGACAGACAGGTATTGCTTCGATTCTGTTTTGACCGCCAGCTTGCGTATAAGAAAAAAGGTATAGAAATGTAA
- the fni gene encoding type 2 isopentenyl-diphosphate Delta-isomerase, which produces MSRSKRKWDHIQLALTTGQKRLAGFDDITFIHQSMPHTSLDQAILNVKIGELSLSSPIFINGMTGGGGEPTLRINQELAKAAKEMGMAMAVGSQMSALKDSSERKSYEVVRKEYPDGIIIGNLGSEATVDQAKAAIDMIEANALQIHLNVVQELTMPEGDRDFRSALQRIEAIVKHTNVPIIVKEVGFGMSRETVLMLRSIGVSAVDVGGYGGTNFAKIENERRNRELSIFNDWGIPTAVSIVEAKETSKDVSIIGSGGIQTSLDIAKAIALGAEAVGMAGFVLSILMNKGMEALLEELQIIHNEIKMIMTAIGASNITELQQAPLIISGKTHHWLNERNIDTKKYSQRMFFK; this is translated from the coding sequence GTGTCTAGATCAAAACGGAAATGGGATCATATTCAATTAGCTTTGACTACAGGGCAGAAAAGGCTAGCAGGTTTTGATGATATTACCTTTATTCACCAAAGTATGCCTCATACTTCACTAGATCAGGCAATCTTAAATGTAAAAATTGGCGAACTTTCTTTAAGTTCGCCAATTTTCATAAATGGGATGACAGGCGGTGGAGGAGAACCGACTTTACGAATTAATCAAGAATTGGCAAAAGCCGCAAAAGAGATGGGAATGGCGATGGCAGTTGGTTCACAAATGTCTGCTTTGAAGGATTCTTCAGAAAGAAAATCTTATGAAGTCGTACGTAAAGAATATCCAGACGGCATTATTATTGGGAACCTTGGCAGTGAAGCTACAGTAGACCAAGCAAAAGCCGCCATTGACATGATTGAAGCAAATGCACTGCAAATTCATTTAAATGTTGTCCAAGAACTGACGATGCCTGAAGGAGACCGTGACTTTCGATCAGCACTTCAGCGGATTGAAGCGATTGTGAAGCATACTAATGTTCCTATCATCGTTAAAGAAGTAGGCTTTGGAATGAGCAGAGAAACGGTTTTAATGCTGCGTTCAATCGGTGTTTCGGCTGTTGATGTTGGAGGGTATGGCGGTACTAATTTTGCCAAAATAGAAAATGAACGGAGAAATAGAGAGCTTTCCATTTTTAATGACTGGGGGATTCCTACTGCAGTTTCAATTGTAGAAGCAAAAGAAACCTCAAAAGACGTATCTATTATCGGATCAGGGGGAATACAAACGAGCTTAGATATCGCAAAAGCAATAGCCCTTGGAGCTGAGGCAGTTGGAATGGCTGGCTTTGTTCTTAGTATTCTCATGAATAAAGGCATGGAAGCATTATTGGAAGAGCTTCAAATCATACATAATGAAATCAAGATGATCATGACCGCTATCGGTGCAAGTAATATAACCGAGCTGCAGCAAGCCCCATTAATCATTTCTGGAAAAACCCATCACTGGTTAAACGAAAGAAACATCGATACAAAGAAATACAGTCAGCGGATGTTCTTTAAATAA
- a CDS encoding lysophospholipid acyltransferase family protein, which produces MNLYSFAKSVVYGILKPIYRFEVIGTEHFPREGGVLLCSNHIHNFDPPVVGINAPRPVHFMAKEELFRVPILGKILPDLNAFPVKRGMSDREALRKGLAILKEGKVLGLFPEGTRSKTGELGQGLAGAGFFALRTDAAIVPCAIIGPYKSFKRLKVVYGKPIDMAPMREKKASAEETTELIMGEIRKLINENS; this is translated from the coding sequence GTGAATTTATACTCTTTTGCGAAATCAGTTGTTTATGGAATATTAAAACCAATATACCGTTTTGAAGTGATTGGTACAGAGCACTTCCCTAGAGAAGGCGGTGTTTTGCTCTGTTCCAATCATATTCATAATTTTGATCCGCCAGTTGTCGGTATAAATGCACCAAGGCCTGTACACTTTATGGCAAAGGAAGAATTGTTTAGAGTGCCTATCTTAGGGAAGATTCTTCCCGATTTAAATGCCTTTCCAGTCAAGAGGGGGATGAGTGACAGGGAAGCTCTGAGAAAAGGACTTGCCATTTTGAAAGAAGGCAAGGTTTTAGGCTTATTTCCTGAAGGGACAAGAAGTAAAACAGGAGAGTTGGGTCAAGGGCTAGCGGGAGCTGGTTTTTTTGCTCTTCGTACCGATGCTGCCATTGTTCCCTGTGCCATTATAGGTCCATATAAGTCTTTTAAAAGATTGAAAGTTGTTTATGGAAAACCAATAGACATGGCTCCTATGCGCGAAAAGAAAGCTTCCGCCGAGGAGACGACTGAATTAATTATGGGTGAAATTCGCAAACTGATAAATGAGAATAGTTAA
- a CDS encoding YpfB family protein: MRSIERILVKVVIIQFLFLFITQLFFHKFNVFPELKQLTQYEGVTDNNFTEFLETFRGQ, encoded by the coding sequence ATGAGATCGATTGAAAGAATATTAGTAAAGGTTGTTATTATTCAATTCTTATTCCTCTTTATAACTCAATTGTTTTTTCACAAATTTAATGTTTTTCCTGAACTCAAACAGCTTACACAATATGAGGGTGTCACGGACAATAACTTTACGGAGTTCCTTGAAACATTCAGGGGGCAATAA
- a CDS encoding NAD(P)H-dependent glycerol-3-phosphate dehydrogenase, whose translation MEQRFERVAVVGAGSWGTALAMVLADNGHEVRLWGHKLQQINEINQYHTNKKYLPEVILPEGITGYFDLEEAISGVHTIILAVPSKAIRETVGKINIICKEPLTIVHVSKGIEPDTLLRISEMIEQEISPENLDSIVVLSGPSHAEEVVLRHPTTVTVSSKNMDAAERIQDLFINQNFRVYTNPDIIGVEIGGALKNIIALAAGITDGLGYGDNAKAALMTRGLAEIARLGMKMGASPLTFSGLTGIGDLIATCTSVHSRNWRAGNLLGKGHNLQEVLDNMGMVVEGVRTTKAAKQLAEKYEVNMPITDVLYDVLFNGVNAKKAVDLLMARGKKDEMEDLTNVLELDLNDKS comes from the coding sequence ATGGAGCAAAGGTTTGAACGAGTAGCTGTTGTTGGAGCGGGAAGCTGGGGAACAGCTTTGGCTATGGTTCTGGCAGATAATGGCCATGAAGTTCGTCTTTGGGGTCATAAACTCCAGCAAATTAATGAAATTAATCAATACCATACGAATAAAAAATATTTACCAGAGGTAATCCTTCCTGAAGGAATTACTGGGTATTTTGATCTAGAGGAAGCTATATCGGGAGTTCATACAATTATTCTAGCTGTTCCGTCAAAAGCAATTCGTGAAACAGTCGGCAAGATTAACATCATTTGCAAGGAGCCTTTAACCATTGTTCATGTGAGCAAGGGAATCGAGCCAGATACTTTACTCCGTATTTCTGAAATGATTGAACAGGAAATATCACCTGAAAATTTGGACAGTATCGTTGTTCTTTCAGGTCCAAGTCATGCAGAAGAGGTTGTTTTAAGGCATCCGACAACTGTCACTGTTTCATCTAAGAACATGGATGCAGCTGAAAGAATTCAAGATTTATTTATTAATCAGAATTTCCGTGTTTATACAAATCCTGATATTATCGGAGTTGAAATTGGCGGAGCATTAAAAAATATCATTGCACTAGCAGCGGGTATTACAGATGGATTGGGCTATGGTGATAATGCGAAGGCTGCGCTAATGACTAGAGGTTTAGCAGAAATTGCCCGATTAGGGATGAAGATGGGTGCTAGTCCCCTTACATTTTCTGGTTTAACGGGAATTGGAGATTTAATTGCAACTTGTACAAGCGTTCACTCCCGAAATTGGAGGGCAGGAAATTTGCTTGGTAAGGGACATAATTTACAAGAAGTTCTCGATAATATGGGAATGGTAGTAGAAGGTGTAAGAACAACAAAAGCAGCCAAGCAACTAGCGGAAAAATATGAAGTGAATATGCCAATTACCGATGTTCTTTATGACGTTCTTTTTAATGGTGTGAATGCAAAGAAGGCAGTAGATCTTTTGATGGCGCGTGGTAAGAAGGACGAAATGGAGGATTTAACAAACGTTCTTGAATTAGATTTAAATGATAAATCCTAA
- the rpsA gene encoding 30S ribosomal protein S1: MSEEMNQVQVRNFEIGDKVSGQVTKVEEKQVIVNINDSKLDGIIPISELSSLHVEKASDAVSEGDQLELEVLKVEEDALILSKRKVDAEKSWADLEDKFNNGEILEAEIKDVVKGGLVVDLGVRGFIPASLVEVFFVEDFSDYKGKTMTFKIVELEKEKNRLILSHRAVVEEEKGKQKNQILDSLEPGQLMEGTVQRITDFGAFVDIGGIDGLVHISQLSHEHVNNPSEVVKEGQKVQVKVLSVDRGNGRISLSIKETLPGPWSNIAEKAPKGSILDGVVKRLVSYGAFVELFPGVEGLVHISQISHKHIATPHEVLKEGQEIKVKVLDVNEQEQRLSLSIKELQEKEPDYVTDYELPEESKGFQLGEMIGDQLKNLK; this comes from the coding sequence ATGTCAGAAGAGATGAATCAAGTTCAAGTGAGAAATTTCGAAATTGGCGATAAGGTTTCCGGCCAAGTTACAAAGGTTGAAGAAAAGCAAGTAATCGTAAACATCAATGATAGCAAGCTTGATGGAATTATTCCTATTAGTGAATTATCAAGTCTACATGTAGAGAAAGCAAGTGATGCTGTTTCAGAAGGAGATCAGCTAGAGCTTGAAGTTTTAAAAGTGGAAGAGGATGCCTTAATACTATCAAAACGAAAAGTAGATGCTGAAAAGTCATGGGCTGATCTTGAAGATAAATTTAATAACGGTGAAATATTGGAAGCGGAGATCAAGGATGTTGTTAAAGGCGGCTTAGTCGTTGATCTTGGTGTCAGAGGATTTATCCCTGCTTCATTAGTTGAAGTTTTCTTTGTTGAGGATTTTTCAGACTACAAAGGAAAAACAATGACCTTTAAAATCGTTGAGCTTGAAAAGGAGAAAAATCGTTTAATTCTTTCTCATAGGGCTGTTGTCGAGGAAGAAAAGGGTAAGCAAAAAAATCAAATCCTTGATTCCCTTGAGCCAGGACAGCTAATGGAAGGAACTGTTCAAAGAATTACCGATTTTGGCGCTTTTGTTGATATTGGCGGCATAGATGGACTAGTTCATATTTCCCAGCTTTCCCACGAGCATGTGAACAACCCCTCTGAAGTAGTTAAAGAAGGTCAAAAGGTCCAAGTAAAAGTGCTAAGTGTTGATCGCGGAAATGGACGAATTTCTTTATCAATTAAAGAAACTCTGCCTGGACCATGGTCAAATATAGCTGAAAAAGCTCCAAAAGGAAGTATACTTGATGGTGTAGTGAAAAGACTTGTGTCATATGGAGCGTTTGTAGAACTTTTCCCTGGTGTGGAAGGACTAGTTCATATTTCCCAAATTTCACATAAACATATTGCAACTCCGCATGAAGTTTTAAAGGAAGGCCAAGAAATTAAAGTTAAAGTATTGGACGTAAATGAACAGGAACAGCGTTTGTCTCTGAGCATTAAAGAACTACAGGAAAAAGAACCAGATTATGTTACTGATTATGAACTCCCAGAGGAATCAAAAGGATTTCAGCTAGGAGAAATGATTGGTGATCAATTAAAGAATTTAAAATGA
- the der gene encoding ribosome biogenesis GTPase Der, giving the protein MAKPVIAIVGRPNVGKSTIFNRIVGERISIVEDIPGVTRDRIYSSAEWLNHDFNIIDTGGIDIGDEPFLEQIRQQAEIAIDEADVIIFLANGREGVTAADEEVAKILYRAKKPVVLGVNKIDNPEMREHIYDFYALGFGEPFPISGSHGLGLGDLLDEAAKHFPKHGQKDYDDDVIKFSLIGRPNVGKSSLVNAILGEDRVIVSNIAGTTRDAIDSQLTYNGDKYVIIDTAGMRKKGKVYETTEKYSVLRALRAIERSDVVLVVLDGEEGIIEQDKRIAGYAHEAGRAVVIVVNKWDAVEKDEKTMKEFEQKIREHFLFLDYAPIVFLSAKTKKRIHTLIPMINTASDNHALRVETSVLNDVIMDAVAMNPTPTDKGRRLRIYYTTQVAVKPPTFVVFVNEPELMHFSYERFLENRIRDAFGFEGTPIKIFARERK; this is encoded by the coding sequence ATGGCAAAGCCAGTGATTGCGATTGTCGGACGTCCAAACGTTGGAAAATCCACCATATTTAACAGAATTGTTGGAGAGCGTATATCTATTGTCGAAGATATTCCTGGAGTTACTAGGGATCGTATATACAGTTCAGCGGAATGGTTAAACCACGATTTTAATATAATTGACACAGGTGGTATTGATATTGGAGATGAGCCATTTCTTGAGCAAATTCGCCAGCAGGCTGAAATTGCAATTGATGAGGCTGACGTCATAATTTTCTTAGCGAACGGAAGAGAAGGTGTGACGGCTGCAGATGAAGAAGTGGCAAAAATTCTTTATAGGGCAAAAAAACCTGTCGTTCTTGGCGTTAATAAAATTGATAATCCTGAAATGCGAGAGCATATTTATGATTTTTATGCTCTCGGATTTGGAGAACCTTTTCCTATCTCGGGTTCGCATGGATTAGGGTTAGGTGATTTACTTGATGAGGCTGCGAAACATTTTCCAAAGCATGGACAAAAAGACTATGATGATGATGTAATCAAATTTTCATTAATTGGCCGACCTAATGTTGGGAAATCATCACTTGTGAATGCTATTTTAGGTGAAGACCGTGTCATTGTCAGTAATATTGCCGGGACGACAAGAGATGCAATTGATTCACAGCTTACTTATAATGGAGATAAGTATGTCATCATCGATACAGCGGGTATGCGCAAAAAAGGCAAGGTGTATGAAACAACTGAAAAATATAGTGTCTTGCGTGCTTTAAGAGCTATTGAGCGTTCAGACGTAGTCCTTGTTGTTTTAGATGGAGAAGAAGGCATTATCGAGCAAGATAAGCGAATTGCCGGCTATGCACATGAAGCTGGACGAGCAGTAGTGATTGTCGTTAATAAGTGGGATGCTGTAGAAAAAGATGAGAAAACGATGAAGGAATTTGAACAAAAGATTCGGGAGCATTTCCTGTTTCTTGACTATGCTCCGATCGTTTTCCTTTCGGCAAAAACAAAAAAACGGATTCATACTCTTATTCCTATGATCAATACAGCAAGTGACAATCATGCATTGCGTGTTGAAACGAGTGTCCTGAATGATGTTATTATGGATGCAGTTGCCATGAATCCAACACCAACTGATAAAGGAAGACGCTTAAGAATTTATTATACAACTCAAGTTGCTGTAAAGCCGCCAACCTTTGTTGTATTTGTAAATGAGCCTGAATTAATGCATTTTTCATATGAGCGGTTCTTAGAAAATAGAATTCGGGATGCCTTTGGCTTTGAAGGTACACCAATCAAGATATTTGCAAGAGAGAGAAAATAA
- the ypeB gene encoding germination protein YpeB, with the protein MFRGILIGVLSLGIAGVAFWGYQEHREKNAILINAENNYQSAFHSLTYNIDLLHDKIGTTLAMNTRKSLSPALADVWRLTSEAHSYVGQLPLTLLPFNKTEEFLANIGDFSYRTAVRDLDKEPLTDKEYENLKKLYSNSAEIQNELRKVQHLVLKNNLRWMDVEMALATGKETADNTIIDGFKTVEKTVDGYEETDLGPTNVSLEKEDNNFKHLKGKGISEQEAINIAKKYSGFKNDVAVKVTENGEGSDYGFYSVSLLDQRTKQEANMDITKKGGYPIWFIISRDIKKQTISLNEASNQALKFLKDNGFKDLELFESAQYNYTGVFNFVSKKDNVRIYPDSIKVKIALDNGNIVGLSAGNYLQSNHDRVIQKPAISLENARSDINPQVKVMENRLAVIENDINKEVLCYEFLGTLGDDTYRIFINAETGNEELVEKLKNAEPIYEDVI; encoded by the coding sequence TTGTTTAGAGGAATATTAATTGGCGTACTTTCATTAGGTATAGCAGGAGTTGCATTTTGGGGCTACCAAGAGCATCGTGAAAAAAATGCAATCTTAATTAATGCGGAAAATAATTATCAGAGCGCCTTCCACAGTCTAACTTATAATATAGATTTACTGCACGATAAAATCGGAACGACCTTGGCGATGAATACCCGTAAATCTTTATCCCCAGCATTGGCTGACGTATGGAGACTTACATCTGAGGCCCATTCCTATGTTGGTCAGCTGCCGTTAACTTTATTGCCATTTAATAAAACAGAGGAGTTTCTTGCTAATATTGGTGATTTTAGTTACAGGACGGCGGTCAGAGATTTAGACAAGGAACCATTAACAGACAAAGAATATGAAAACTTAAAAAAATTATATTCCAACTCTGCTGAGATCCAGAATGAATTACGTAAAGTGCAGCACTTAGTGCTGAAAAATAATCTTCGCTGGATGGATGTAGAAATGGCGCTTGCTACAGGGAAAGAAACAGCAGATAATACCATAATTGATGGTTTCAAAACGGTAGAAAAAACAGTAGATGGCTACGAAGAAACGGACCTTGGTCCAACAAACGTCAGCTTAGAGAAGGAAGATAACAATTTTAAACACTTAAAAGGCAAGGGGATTTCAGAACAAGAAGCAATCAATATCGCTAAAAAATATTCCGGATTTAAAAATGATGTAGCAGTTAAAGTGACAGAAAATGGCGAGGGCTCGGATTACGGTTTTTATAGTGTGTCTCTCCTAGATCAGAGAACAAAACAGGAGGCCAACATGGATATTACTAAAAAAGGTGGATATCCAATCTGGTTTATCATCTCAAGAGATATTAAAAAACAAACAATTAGCTTGAACGAGGCAAGCAATCAAGCCCTTAAATTTTTGAAAGATAATGGATTTAAAGATTTAGAACTTTTTGAAAGTGCTCAGTACAACTATACTGGAGTCTTTAACTTCGTTTCAAAAAAAGATAATGTTAGAATTTATCCAGACTCCATTAAGGTGAAGATTGCCTTGGACAATGGGAATATTGTTGGATTATCAGCTGGAAACTATTTGCAAAGTAACCATGATAGAGTCATACAGAAACCGGCAATTTCCCTTGAAAATGCAAGATCAGATATAAATCCTCAAGTGAAAGTCATGGAAAACAGACTTGCAGTTATTGAAAATGATATTAATAAAGAGGTTCTCTGTTATGAGTTTCTAGGCACTCTTGGTGACGATACGTACAGAATCTTTATTAATGCAGAAACCGGCAATGAAGAACTTGTTGAAAAATTAAAAAATGCAGAACCAATATATGAAGATGTAATTTAA
- a CDS encoding DUF2768 domain-containing protein, which translates to MSPSLMKMWISLASMGFMFISLLMIYLSRFKLGGILKVITAIIAYFLMVVSGIIIVLVVFSGPTSD; encoded by the coding sequence ATGTCCCCGTCATTAATGAAAATGTGGATTTCTCTTGCGTCAATGGGCTTTATGTTTATTTCTTTATTAATGATTTATTTAAGCCGCTTTAAATTAGGTGGAATCTTAAAAGTTATAACTGCCATTATTGCCTATTTTTTAATGGTCGTATCAGGAATTATTATTGTCTTAGTCGTTTTCAGCGGACCAACAAGTGATTAA
- a CDS encoding YpzI family protein, producing the protein MGKDRQEKKLRKSRRVESDRDQALHYGGATRLQSPEEARDLNNNKL; encoded by the coding sequence ATGGGAAAAGACCGGCAAGAAAAGAAACTAAGAAAGAGCAGAAGAGTTGAATCTGACAGGGATCAAGCACTCCACTATGGAGGGGCTACAAGACTGCAAAGCCCAGAGGAAGCTAGGGATCTAAATAATAATAAACTGTAA
- the cmk gene encoding (d)CMP kinase, whose protein sequence is MNKKISIAIDGPAAAGKSTVAKIVAEKLSYIYIDTGAMYRALTYKAINEKIDLEDEHGLLNILKETTIELLPSENGQSIFLDGKNVSNDIRTAEVTNSVSIAAKHKLVREEMVARQKSFAENGGVVMDGRDIGTHVLPNAEVKIFLLASVDERAIRRHTENIEKGFPSDLQKLKEEISTRDKLDSERAVAPLKKASDAVEIDTTSLSIDLVVERIMVLAYERIG, encoded by the coding sequence ATGAATAAAAAGATCTCTATTGCAATTGATGGTCCTGCTGCTGCAGGAAAAAGCACTGTTGCAAAAATTGTAGCTGAAAAACTTTCATATATATACATTGACACAGGGGCAATGTATAGGGCTTTAACATACAAAGCCATTAATGAGAAAATAGACTTAGAAGATGAGCACGGCTTATTAAATATTTTGAAAGAAACAACCATTGAATTATTGCCAAGTGAAAATGGTCAATCCATATTTTTAGACGGAAAAAATGTTTCAAATGATATTAGGACTGCTGAAGTAACCAATTCCGTTTCGATAGCAGCAAAGCATAAACTCGTTAGAGAAGAAATGGTTGCGAGGCAAAAAAGCTTTGCTGAAAACGGCGGTGTCGTTATGGATGGCAGAGATATAGGGACACATGTACTGCCCAATGCAGAGGTTAAGATTTTTCTATTGGCATCTGTAGATGAACGTGCGATTCGCAGACATACTGAAAATATCGAAAAGGGCTTTCCATCCGATTTACAAAAATTAAAAGAAGAAATCTCTACAAGAGATAAATTAGATTCAGAACGTGCAGTTGCACCACTGAAAAAGGCGTCAGATGCAGTCGAAATTGACACAACCTCATTATCAATTGATCTGGTTGTTGAAAGAATTATGGTGCTTGCTTATGAAAGGATCGGATGA
- the spoIVA gene encoding stage IV sporulation protein A yields the protein MEKVDIFKDIAERTGGDIYFGVVGAVRTGKSTFIKRFMELVVLPNMSNEADRARTQDELPQSAAGKTIMTTEPKFVPNQAASVHVDEGLDVNIRLVDCVGYTVPGAKGYEDENGPRMINTPWYEEPIPFHEAAEIGTRKVIQEHSTIGVVITTDGTIGEIPRSNYLEAEERVINELKEVGKPFIMIINSVQPHHPNTDALKNQLSEKYDIPVLAMSVEGMRESDVLNVMREALYEFPVLEVNVNLPSWVMVLREDHWLRESYQDAVKETVKDIKRLRDVDRVVHQFSDFEFIDRAGLAGIEMGQGVAEIDLYAPDDLYDEVLKEIVGVEIRGKDHLLELMQDFAHAKREFDQISDALKMVKQTGYGIAAPSLADMSLDEPEITRHGSRFGVRLKAVAPSIHMIKVDVESEFSPIIGTEKQSEELVRYLMQDFEDDPLSIWNSDIFGRSLSSIVREGIQAKLSMMPENARYKLKETLERIINEGSGGLIAIIL from the coding sequence TTGGAAAAGGTAGATATTTTTAAAGATATTGCCGAAAGGACTGGCGGTGATATCTATTTCGGAGTAGTAGGAGCTGTACGTACAGGCAAATCAACTTTTATAAAAAGATTTATGGAATTAGTTGTTTTGCCGAACATGAGTAATGAGGCTGACCGTGCTCGCACCCAGGATGAACTCCCTCAAAGTGCAGCCGGAAAGACAATTATGACAACAGAGCCTAAGTTTGTGCCCAATCAGGCAGCTTCAGTCCATGTGGATGAAGGCCTGGACGTTAATATTCGATTAGTTGATTGTGTAGGGTATACGGTTCCTGGTGCTAAAGGGTATGAGGACGAAAATGGCCCTAGAATGATTAATACTCCTTGGTATGAAGAGCCGATTCCGTTCCACGAAGCGGCTGAAATTGGGACTAGAAAAGTCATTCAAGAGCATTCAACCATTGGGGTTGTTATTACTACTGATGGGACAATTGGAGAAATACCTCGCAGCAATTATTTGGAGGCCGAGGAAAGAGTAATAAATGAATTAAAAGAGGTTGGAAAACCCTTCATTATGATTATTAATAGTGTTCAGCCTCATCATCCAAATACGGATGCTCTGAAAAATCAGCTTTCTGAAAAGTATGATATCCCTGTTCTAGCCATGAGTGTAGAAGGCATGAGGGAATCAGATGTATTAAATGTTATGCGTGAGGCCCTGTATGAGTTCCCTGTGTTGGAAGTCAATGTAAATCTTCCAAGCTGGGTAATGGTACTTCGGGAAGACCATTGGCTAAGAGAAAGCTATCAAGATGCTGTTAAAGAAACAGTAAAAGATATTAAGAGATTGAGGGATGTTGATAGGGTCGTCCATCAATTCAGTGATTTTGAATTTATTGATCGGGCGGGACTAGCAGGCATCGAAATGGGTCAAGGTGTTGCAGAAATTGACTTATATGCCCCAGACGATCTTTATGATGAAGTATTGAAAGAGATTGTTGGCGTAGAAATTCGCGGAAAAGATCATTTATTAGAATTAATGCAAGATTTTGCCCATGCCAAAAGGGAGTTTGATCAAATTTCAGATGCATTGAAAATGGTGAAACAAACGGGATATGGCATTGCAGCCCCTTCGTTAGCTGATATGAGTCTTGATGAGCCTGAAATTACACGGCATGGATCAAGGTTCGGTGTAAGGCTAAAGGCGGTAGCTCCATCCATCCATATGATTAAAGTGGATGTGGAATCGGAATTTTCACCAATTATCGGAACTGAGAAGCAAAGTGAGGAATTGGTTCGTTATTTAATGCAGGATTTTGAAGATGATCCATTATCTATCTGGAATTCCGATATTTTTGGCCGCAGCTTAAGCTCGATTGTAAGAGAAGGGATTCAGGCAAAGCTTTCCATGATGCCTGAAAATGCAAGATATAAATTAAAAGAGACACTTGAAAGAATAATAAATGAAGGTTCAGGCGGATTAATAGCCATCATTTTATAG